From the genome of Pelobates fuscus isolate aPelFus1 chromosome 11, aPelFus1.pri, whole genome shotgun sequence:
GGATTTAGGCGCATGAAGACGCGGCAGAGATTACTTCCCTTACTACATTAGATATGGCCTGCCTTGCCTGCGGTCAACCATCTAACCAGTCAAAGCTTAGCTTCTTTGCCTGGGTTGGTGGAAGGATGGATGCGCCCAGTCATCTGAGGCAATGAGGCAGTTCCTCAAGGGCGATTGTGTCAGGTATgccctgtattttgatataattttGCCGGTTACAGTCCTCCATAAAGTACATTTGCATAGCATATATGCGGTGATCTGATTGTAGGTGGTGGACAGTGTCCCTTAAGTTGAACAGACCTGTATGAAGGTCGGATTTCTTCCTCAGTAGCTTGGACTGTCAGTGGCACTTGGACATCTGCTTTAACAAGAGATCAGCAGTTTCTGGAGGTACTGCAGGTGGTTTTGGATGTCCTGCGTTGTAGCGGGATCAGAACTCTCCGAGATCAGTATTTGGGCATCTGGGGTAACCAATAAACTGTCTGCTTGGGTTTACCCCCAGGATCAAGTGGTGGTGGTAAGATTTCTGTGGTGACCTTGTGCTGCACCTGGAACTGGAGTAGTGTCCCGATATCCCTGGTTTTGGTGGGTACACAGATTGTTCGCTTTTGCTTTCTGCATCCCATATCGGGATCACTTTCCGCCGAGGTCTGGAACAGTCTGTCAGCTGCGCACATAGTTGTACTTGTGTAAGTATCACCAGGGAGGTTTAAGGCAATTGCGAGTGGCATGCAGTAGGCCGTGGCCCTGTATCatggtctttgtcctctgtgtTGGGGAAAATGACATCTATGTATGCACCTGAAGGAGAGTAATGGGGCTCTCTCGGCCCAAGTTATTTCCCATTTACAGGCTATGGCCACGGCAGCTGTAATATGTGAGTCTGTCCTCGCTGGTTGGCAAGCTCCATCACagaatgaaaagtttttaatgacAGATGCCATCTGTATTTCAGTTATTTCAAATGTCTAGCACTCACTAGAGTTATTAGTAGTAGAAATTATGTAAAGGTAAAATAAATTCAACCCATAAAAAGTAAttaaatatggattttttttaaaaagcaaagaaacaaaaataaataaatatggaaatgCTCCCCTCCCCCTGTAAAAGAGTTTTATTAAAATACTACTTTTACGTGGAGAACGCCTTAAAATTAATTTCTGCACAACATAAATAGATAGCATCCTAAGGTGGACTTAATGCAAGGTATTTTGTACCGTTTGAACAAACTATAGTTTACAGTTTAAACACAACACCTAATTATGTTTTTTGTAAACACGAATACCATTTAGTGCATTACTTGTTAATTTATTGTTCAAACAAAGAATCTAATCTTGGCATGGACAAACCCTTTAAAGTGCTATGGCCTCTGGTGCACCTTATGCACATAATCTAATTGCAGCCAAATATTGATTGCTCTTAAAATATCTGCAGTCATTTTAATAACATTTGGCCAACTATAAAATGTTGGCAATATTTTTCTACCTAAAAagactgaaatgtaaaaaaaaaaaaaaaaaaaattctgagaagACCATAaaagaggttacattgttacagGTAACCTTACTGTTCACGAACAAGTCAGAAGGTTGCGTCTGTTTCCCAGAATTCATAGTGATCTTACCATTCTTGAACTATACATTGGAGACTTCAAGGGCATGCTCATCGGACAGTTTATTCTTTTCTCTTTTTGACGACGATTACAGAACCAGACCCTCACAACTTCTTTCTCCATTACTAGCTGCTCTGCTATCATACTAATTTCCTCAGAGCTAGGCTTGGGGTTCTGCAAGGAAAAAAACATCAGATATTATTTGATTAATTATGCGGATGAATAAAACGCAGAATGCATATACCAAGGTTAGGTTGTTGAGTTGTAAAGCGCCTGAATCAAGGGTTAATAATGCGCTAGTTAAATACCTTACAAATCCATTTATGCTAAAGTGGAATGGAATATTAAAGAAATGTAcacaatagtattttttttttttaaaacaaaacatgaaaatgATGTGAAAATGGTGTGTATTGCAATCATtacttaataaaaataacaatcagCATATTTCTGGTAAATTTCCTAAAACCGTACGGTCAGCAGAACGTTTcagaaatggttaaaaaaaaattatataggtCACTAGAGTAGAAATTCACCCATTTGGGTATGCTATGGCCTGCAGTGGTAAGTAACTTTTAAGGACGTCAACTTTGAGAGACAGAGATACAGAGATCTTTTTATATTTAGGTTTTTCCCAGATATGGGACACTTCTTTTTATCTATTAATTACTTCAAGTCTGACTTCAGAATTCTCCTAGCGAATAAAGTATCCTGTTGGCTGAAATGTTCCATTTGTCTTCTTTTGAGCAATATTTAACACAAAACGTTTCTTCGAAATAGAGAGAAACTTATTACTCACTTCCTGAAACCTTTTCTCTAAAGTAAGACGTATGTTTGTTTCAATGCTAGTCCGTTTCTTTCGCTTACGACCAAACATCTCACTGAGCTGAGGGTAGGAAGTATTTGCTGTCAGGACAGAATCCGATGGGGCAGAttctgttttaataaaaataaataaataaaaacacagcacATGGTTGTTTACATATTCTAAAACAGAGCTGTAACAGTTAACAAGGGCAAGACTAGGTTACAAGAGTACTTGCGACTAACAGACAGTAACTAATATACTACAGCCCTTGGCTCCTCCACCATCAAGAGACTTTGCATTTTGCTACCCCAGAGACTTCACCACCCTGGATCACATCAAATACACATGACATTATACAGGCGGATGCATGCACAGATACTGCAAAGACAATACCGACCGACAGTTCTACTCATAAGTGAAGAGTACGAAAAGATATCTGCATGTGTCTTCCAgtgtttttttcccatttctatataaatattttctacTCTCCAAATACCTTAACAATCCTTTAGTGTCTATTTCCTTTCCAAACATTTCCAGTACATTGCTTAAAAATCATTCTAGTCTAATTCCAACTCTTAACCCCTTTAGAATATATAAAGTCTGTTTAACTACTCCAGATTTTGATCTTATGTTTTTTGCTCCACCTATATATTCCTTACATTGGTTTCAGGCCCCTTTACCTTCTCTACATTTTTTCTAATGCTCTATAGCTACAcagtctagtgtgtgtgtgtgtgtgtgtgtgtgtgtgtgtgtgtgtgtgtgtgtgtgtgtgtgtgtgtgtgtgtgtgtgtgtgtgtgtgtgtgtgtgtgtgtgtgtgtgtgtgtgtgtgcgcgcatgtcACATCAAATGAAACGTGCCgtgccccgccccccccttttaattttttttttaaagattttggtgcaataaattataaAGTAGGAAACTGCGGTTGAACACACACAGCGCATCAGTTTGCTTGGTTTTGTGCTGAAGAACACAAGCAATCTTGCCATTTAGCTGtgtcctattgtacagtgctattaATAAATGAAACATGAGATAAAAGCATAAAGACAAGCTGTCAAGACGTAAGGGCTGATTTTAAATGTCACAATATATAAAGCATACAGACTTGTAAATGTTTTCAGAGATTGGCTTGATGAAAAGGCTTTGATTTCTGTCCTGATCTAGGTTTGATGGTTCACATTTCCTCACCTGCATCGCTTAACCATTTTTCCAGGAGAGGTTTCAACTTGCACATATTCTTAAAGCTTAGGTTTAGGGCTTCGAACCGAGATATGGTTGTCTGGCTGAAATCATTTCCATAAAGCTTCCCCATTGCCAGGCCGACGTCACCCTGATGAAAATAGGGTATTTAAACAGGTCGTTTGTTCAATGTATCAGAGAGAAACATGAACTACACTTATTTTGCCATATTCATGCAAACCTCTTACCAGTGACACATCCCATTATGTTAACAGATTACTGCACTGAGAATAGCTAAGATGGCATTTTTAAGACAGGGACTTGTGTGCATACTGGGAATGTATTAACAAAAGAATCAAATAATGATACAAAATGTTTAATACTGCTATCCAATATAGAAtaaatatttaaccctttacatggcAGTGTCAAAAGTAGTTTCCAGTATAATGAAAATCTAGATATTCCTTGAGGGGTAGCTCACTATGTAATGAAAGTCAAatgagtctttaaccccttagtgaccagacagtttttcaattttcttaccgttaaggaccagggctctttttacatttctgcggtgtttgtgttaagctgtaattttcctcttactcatttactgtacccacacattatatacGTTTTTTATCGCCATTAAATTgtctaaagataccatcatttactatgaaaaaaatattataaaatgacgaaaaaattaaaatgtaagaaacaaacaaaaaaaaaacaccactttttccaactttgacccccaaaatctgttacgcatctacaatcggcaaaaaacacccatgataaatagttttgtcctgagtttagaaatgcccaatattaaaaaaaaaataaaataagctaGGAACATGTTAAGTTTTAGGGCTACAAATACCAGTAGCACTTTGCcatcaaaattaacgcaagttatattgtaacactgatatctgtcaggaatccatgaataacccttcacatgtataaacattttttttaaagaagacaacccaaggtaataAACTTGGAGTATTTTGACTCTTCTCacgcaaccattttaccaccaatctatgccaaaaaaaaaaaaaattgctggtttgttttgacacacatagcattttaagaatacatgtacggagaacctTTAGGGTTActaccaaagaacaccccaatatgtgttcagcaacatctcctgagtactgtgataccacccatgtacaggtgtgtcgggttctctgggggctaaaagaccttatttgaatGGTTTGGACTGGTTttcaaacttggaattttcacagctggtcatcatgcacccatgtcctatttgggacatttttgaagccggccaatatagtttacccccatcaaaccatatatttttgaaaagaagacaccctagggtattgcaaatggtggtATCTTTGGTAgtgcactttccatgcactaattctaccaccagtctttgtcaaacatttgggtagacattttttggtgttatttttctctcacattgtactttaggcatggattcttagttcctgacaaagaacaccccaatatgtgttcagcaatatctcccgagtacagcagtgtccccaatgtacaggtttaatgactttttgcaaacttacaggggtcaaatgtaggggtccatgtttacacattgaaatttgccagattggtttgctggacctatgttgcctttgagactgtatagcagcccagaatgaaaattaaccccctcatggcataccatttgtaaaagtagacaatccacggCATTctgaatggggtatgtccagtcttctgTAGTAGCCAAATGCTTGCcaaagttaatatatatatatattttatttttatattttttttacacacaaaaactgcacttttactggtgaaatcatcgttgtgataagttttacggttttaaacactcatttgtgttcagcaaagtctcccaaatataacaatacccccagtgtacaggttttatggggttttggaaagttacagggtcaatatagggcttgccgaATTCAGTTTGCCggatctgtgttgccttttgagaccatatggtagcccaggaatgtgaaataacgccatcatggcataccattttgaaATTTAGATGACCCAGTGTATTCCAAAtgtggtatttccagtcttttgtagtagccacagttagtgtttttatttgttttgtatttttgtcatattatacacacacactcagaagaAGAGTGATCATAGGCGGGGGAACAGCTGCAATCGGTAAgtacattgggagggagagggagggacgggaggggttaaatatttttttttatatttactgaggcagggataggcaacctttggcaccccagatgttgtggactacatctcctttaatgctcttacagtccTAATGCTAGCAAAGCCTCAGGAAATTTAGTCCTCAACATCTAGAATGCTGAATGTGGTCTACCTCTGGTCTAGGGCAGATTGCTTTTCAGCCCCCTTAAACGGTTACTCCAACCAACCTCTGTGACCGCtcaagtgatttgaagtggtcatggtggtaggagtatgtatATGTGGTCTTTCTGCTTGATCTGTGCTTGTGTGCTGGAGGCTGATTGCACAACCAGCACACGTGACATTAgtagcccagaactctgttccatACTGccaatgtcaattttgtgcataaTAAAAAGTACACTGGCAACAGACaaggctaggactgcataaaccgaaacacaagtgatttaactcctaaatggcagagaattgagtggtGAGACCTCagaggcatgatcaatacacaaaaatagcttcattaagctaaagttgttttggagactagtgtccttttaaatattttttttttttaaatagaaagtgtccttttaaataggtttaattacataggctgaaaagagacatgcgacCATCAAGGTCAGCCtctcatctgtttttgctgtttatccacaAGGAAGCAAAAACAATCCGTTTGAAGCGCTTTCCAATTTCCTTCGTAACCCCAGAAGAGCAGTCAGATCTCACCTTTGATCaataagctattaccccacaaattaaaaaaaaatatccctgaatattatgtttttgcaagtattgatccaattgctgtttaaacatcagtACATAGtctgataaaatcacctcttcagaCAGAATTCCACATCTATATTGTGCttactgtatatataaaacaaatttttaaaaatgactttcctttgtcttagacAATCTTTCTGCTAGTCTAAATGCATTACCACTTTTATCCAGCTTAAAAATGTGTCATTAATGACAATTCTCTTTAAGCCCATATTCAACTGcccaaaaaataattttcatctacaccaatttcttttggtttgaaCACTATCCCATTAtgtggaaccgtatcaaatgcttcGGCACAATCTTTGCATATCACATCTTCTGCAACACCTTCATCTATActactacttacttcttcatagaaggCAATTAAGTTAGACAgcacttttttttacaaaaccatgctgatttttgccaaTATTCTTcgtaatgaattcctgaatattttcCCAACCACAGAAGTTAAAGACCACAGTTATGGAAAGTCAAGACACTAATTGaacaatcagatttttttttatttgatgttttaaaatgtatttattttatttctctcatTATAGAAGCCTTCTCTTACTTGTGTGAATCCTAGCTTTATCCGTCTTTGCTTAAAAGTCTTGGCAAACTTCTCAAGTTCTTCGAGATCGCTTGGTTCATCCACAGACACGGATAAATGTTTTGGTACATGTAGATGTGGCATTTCCAAGTGAGATTCTAAAGAAGACCCTGGAAGTCCAGGTCGTCCTACTGCCTATTGAAACAAAAACATCTTTAAATTTAAATTCTGGTCTTCGTGtaacaaatataaaaagtaaaatacaagTACTGTACCTGGGAAGCTAGTCCCAATCCAGTCTGTGACGGCAAGAGTCCAGATTGTTGTTGTGGAATGGAAAGGAGGTTTGGTTGTAAGATACCTGTAGATACAAGGAAATAATAGCCTCTCTTAATAAGCGATCACTACATCCAATCATTCCTATATCCCAGTTTTTGTTACTTTAAAATAGCTTTACACCTTTCACGGACACATGGAGACAATGCATTAAACCGCAAGATCTCATATTCTAAAAGTTAGTAGGAATATTCTTTATTGATTGGTATTGTACGGAAGAGAATTGAAGCATGCCCGCTATTACCAGACAGCCACAGCACCTCAACACCACAATACAGAATtccatttaaaatatttgttgagttaaaaaaatatataaattaaaaaacaaagtataaaaagGTAAGAAAATAAGTTTAACTTTTGTGGAGAGTCATTGTTTTTTCAGCAAAACCAGGGACTCAGCCAGTGTAGGACCTGAGCTTCTAGAGGGGTTAAATGGGAACGTTCATACAGTGTATGCTGCCAATTATTGTGAGAAGGGCTAATCATATTAGCATATACAAGGGAGTGAAAATGTACTACTAAACCTGTTAAAACGGTCCAAAAAAAATTGCTGATAGAACATTGAAGATACATTCTTAaagttgtattatttatatagcaccatcagattcagtagcgctgtacaatgggtggactaacggaCATGTAtgtaacagcacccccaggcataaaaggggttaacagccgtttaggagatattcccttccagatacacaggcagctactgtagacaccaagccACCggacaagcatatgaatgccgtaaacagccgaactggaaccatacaaatgctgtaaacagccgaataggaaaaaacatacgaataggtttacactactAGCAgtaaaactggaacagcatacaataaatcccccaaaaacgagacaaggctccgttttgagggtcaagcaggaacagacagagctgtgggtttattgttcttatatacacacacattaataccagccacagggttttggaaaacaaccaataaacacgtacaatacactcagacactcccacacaaaatcctcccctctgcctgtgatacaattaccttacacaatgggtaatgtaattatcacaggcagagaaatacagtttttccacattattcataactttaaaagtatgcatcacattcacataaaacttacattttcagaatcagcatact
Proteins encoded in this window:
- the POU2F3 gene encoding POU domain, class 2, transcription factor 3 isoform X2; this encodes MAGRIEYWLRNNHIYHPDLTYDLIQDTDPIFMHRTDINMSREPDSTEEPQHRGGHLDIGGERDTLDFNRQIKTEDFSESLQTGIPPRPCHISQGSVMSGGQMPGDMTTLHPLQQLVLVPSHLQSASQFLLSQSQQGQQGILQPNLLSIPQQQSGLLPSQTGLGLASQAVGRPGLPGSSLESHLEMPHLHVPKHLSVSVDEPSDLEELEKFAKTFKQRRIKLGFTQGDVGLAMGKLYGNDFSQTTISRFEALNLSFKNMCKLKPLLEKWLSDAESAPSDSVLTANTSYPQLSEMFGRKRKKRTSIETNIRLTLEKRFQENPKPSSEEISMIAEQLVMEKEVVRVWFCNRRQKEKRINCPMSMPLKSPMYSSRMQPTAGSMGSMAIAPVHSTVTSSCSPGSSSRPSSPICLHPNSPGVSMNNSKPPMNPSSFSSSGSWYRWNHPTYLH
- the POU2F3 gene encoding POU domain, class 2, transcription factor 3 isoform X1 is translated as MVNLEYNHSGRIEYWLRNNHIYHPDLTYDLIQDTDPIFMHRTDINMSREPDSTEEPQHRGGHLDIGGERDTLDFNRQIKTEDFSESLQTGIPPRPCHISQGSVMSGGQMPGDMTTLHPLQQLVLVPSHLQSASQFLLSQSQQGQQGILQPNLLSIPQQQSGLLPSQTGLGLASQAVGRPGLPGSSLESHLEMPHLHVPKHLSVSVDEPSDLEELEKFAKTFKQRRIKLGFTQGDVGLAMGKLYGNDFSQTTISRFEALNLSFKNMCKLKPLLEKWLSDAESAPSDSVLTANTSYPQLSEMFGRKRKKRTSIETNIRLTLEKRFQENPKPSSEEISMIAEQLVMEKEVVRVWFCNRRQKEKRINCPMSMPLKSPMYSSRMQPTAGSMGSMAIAPVHSTVTSSCSPGSSSRPSSPICLHPNSPGVSMNNSKPPMNPSSFSSSGSWYRWNHPTYLH